A window of Rattus norvegicus strain BN/NHsdMcwi chromosome 14, GRCr8, whole genome shotgun sequence contains these coding sequences:
- the Nsg1 gene encoding neuronal vesicle trafficking-associated protein 1 isoform X2 — MVVVKTKTEYEPDRKKGKARPPKIAEFTVSITEGVTERFKVSVLVLFALAFLTCVVFLVVYKVYKYDRACPDGFVLKNTQCIPEGLESYYTEQDSSAREKFYTVINHYNLAKQSITRSVSPWMSVLSEEKLSEQETEAAEKSA; from the exons ATG GTCGTTGTGAAAACTAAGACCGAATATGAACCTGACCGCAAGAAAGGAAAAGCGCGTCCTCCCAAGATAGCCGAGTTCACCGTCAGCATCACCGAGGGTGTCACCGAGAGGTTTAAG GTCTCCGTGCTGGTCCTCTTTGCCCTGGCCTTCCTCACCTGTGTCGTCTTCCTGGTTGTCTACAAAGTGTACAAGTATGACCGTGCGTGCCCTGATGGGTTTGTCTTGAAG AATACCCAGTGCATCCCAGAAGGCTTGGAGAGCTACTACACGGAGCAAGACTCCAGTGCCCGGGAGAAATTTTACACTGTCATAAATCACTACAACCTGGCCAAGCAGAGCATCACGCGCTCAGTGTCACCGTGGATGTCAGTTCTGTCAGAAGAGAAGCTGTCGGAACAGGAGACCGAAGCTGCAGAGAAGTCAGCTTAG
- the Nsg1 gene encoding neuronal vesicle trafficking-associated protein 1 — MVKLGNNFAEKGTKQPLLEDGFDTIPLMTPLDVNQLQFPPPDKVVVKTKTEYEPDRKKGKARPPKIAEFTVSITEGVTERFKVSVLVLFALAFLTCVVFLVVYKVYKYDRACPDGFVLKNTQCIPEGLESYYTEQDSSAREKFYTVINHYNLAKQSITRSVSPWMSVLSEEKLSEQETEAAEKSA; from the exons ATGGTGAAGTTGGGGAACAATTTTGCAGAGAAGGGCACAAAGCAGCCACTGCTGGAGGATGGCTTCGACACCATTCCTCTGATGACGCCCCTCGATGTCAACCAGCTGCAGTTCCCACCCCCAGATAAG GTCGTTGTGAAAACTAAGACCGAATATGAACCTGACCGCAAGAAAGGAAAAGCGCGTCCTCCCAAGATAGCCGAGTTCACCGTCAGCATCACCGAGGGTGTCACCGAGAGGTTTAAG GTCTCCGTGCTGGTCCTCTTTGCCCTGGCCTTCCTCACCTGTGTCGTCTTCCTGGTTGTCTACAAAGTGTACAAGTATGACCGTGCGTGCCCTGATGGGTTTGTCTTGAAG AATACCCAGTGCATCCCAGAAGGCTTGGAGAGCTACTACACGGAGCAAGACTCCAGTGCCCGGGAGAAATTTTACACTGTCATAAATCACTACAACCTGGCCAAGCAGAGCATCACGCGCTCAGTGTCACCGTGGATGTCAGTTCTGTCAGAAGAGAAGCTGTCGGAACAGGAGACCGAAGCTGCAGAGAAGTCAGCTTAG